In one Alnus glutinosa chromosome 14, dhAlnGlut1.1, whole genome shotgun sequence genomic region, the following are encoded:
- the LOC133857572 gene encoding F-box/LRR-repeat protein At3g59190-like, which translates to METTSVISKPKKKQKLNEEENIDGNNKCLVNLPEEILLHILSFLKTKDAVRTSVLCKRWEYLWASIPNLDFNQLHSSPAKRKRKRTLFMKFVERALSLRDSSFIERFTLRCDVLSDVSCVNMWISAAISHNVQELYIELENFEGDFSLPHCLFTSKTLTSLGLYMCCILKLPTTICFSNLKFLRIGKVTFSDEYLTQQFFSGLPVLEELELNGCSWVGLKVVRISAPKLHSMSIFEFESYEDGGCQVMIFGVSLKKFHYSGLLSSEYCLYESLSLEKACIYLETKNTSEQIAHRVYKLLSGLSNIEVLGLSSKAVKVLIYAAELLSHIPMFNNLVDLKLTVNEMSMDLDHEALLEILQRSPCLENLEFWTGGLTANCEEDDRILDPVPPCFLSHLKRIKVNCYDGDENKLSAIKILLKKAVVLEKIVIFISVYPAQKFDNLVKFCKQLIELPRGSQNCKIVLKWYDCSGEMSKKCRIVL; encoded by the exons ATGGAGACAACTTCCGTtatttcaaaacccaaaaagaagcagaaactgaatgaagaagaaaacattGATGGGAACAACAAATGCTTAGTTAATTTACCTGAGGAGATTCTTCTTCACATCCTTTCCTTTCTTAAAACAAAAGATGCTGTTAGGACAAGCGTACTTTGCAAAAGGTGGGAATACTTATGGGCTTCAATTCCCAACCTAGATTTTAACCAGTTACATTCATCGCCTGCTAAGAGAAAGCGTAAGAGAACGCTTTTTATGAAATTTGTGGAGAGGGCGCTTAGTCTTCGTGACTCCTCTTTTATAGAACGATTCACTCTCCGTTGTGATGTGCTAAGTGATGTATCTTGTGTTAATATGTGGATCTCTGCAGCAATTAGCCATAATGTTCAAGAGTTGTATATTGAGCTTGAGAACTTCGAAGGAGATTTTTCACTGCCTCATTGCTTGTTTACTTCTAAGACACTGACAAGCTTGGGCCTTTATATGTGCTGTATCCTCAAGCTTCCTACTACAATTTGTTTCTCAAATCTCAAATTCTTGCGTATTGGAAAAGTAACATTTTCAGATGAGTACTTAACCCAGCAGTTTTTCTCTGGTCTGCCCGTCCTAGAGGAGTTGGAATTAAACGGTTGCAGCTGGGTTGGTCTCAAGGTTGTGCGTATTTCTGCTCCCAAGCTTCATTCTATGAGCATATTTGAATTTGAGAGTTATGAGGATGGTGGTTGTCAGGTTATGATTTTTGGAGTTAGTCTCAAAAAATTTCATTACTCTGGTCTTCTTTCAAGCGAATATTGCTTATATGAGTCACTCTCACTGGAAAAGGCATGTATTTATCTTGAAACTAAGAATACATCAGAACAAATTGCTCATCGCGTGTATAAGCTTCTTTCAGGGCTCTCCAACATAGAAGTTCTAGGACTTTCCTCTAAGGCGGTTAAG GTTCTAATATATGCAGCAGAACTCCTATCTCATATACCTATGTTCAATAATCTAGTGGATTTGAAGCTCACTGTCAATGAAATGTCAATGGATCTTGACCATGAAGCACTGCTGGAGATATTGCAAAGATCTCCTTGTCTTGAGAATCTGGAATTTTGGACG GGCGGCCTAACGGCAAATTGTGAGGAAGATGATAGGATATTGGATCCAGTTCCTCCATGTTTCTTGTCCCATCTCAAGCGGATTAAAGTCAATTGTTATGATGGAGATGAGAATAAGCTTTCTGCCATAAAAATTTTGCTAAAGAAGGCAGTTGTCTTGGAGAAAATAGTTATATTTATCTCGGTGTATCCTGCACAGAAGTTCGATAATCTTGTGAAGTTTTGTAAGCAATTGATTGAGCTCCCTAGAGGATCACAAAATTGTAAAATTGT